From Abiotrophia defectiva ATCC 49176:
AGGTGGCGCCCAAGCAGTGGTGACCTCTTCTGGTATGAGTGCCATCCAACTAGTCCTGGGCCTCTTCCCAGCTGGCAGTCAATTCCTGGTAACACGAGACGTATATGGGGGCAGCTTCCGCTACTTCGATAAGCTCCAAGCGCAAGGCTTCTATCAATTTACTTATTTCCAAGATTTTGAAGACTTGACCTCCTTAATTAGCGATCAAGTAGCTGCTGTCTTCGTCGAGACACCTACCAACCCGCTAATGCAGGAAATTGATTTGGCGGCTGTGGCCCAACTCTGTCAACACCACCAAACACGCCTTATCGTGGACAACACCTTCTTGACGCCCCTACGTCAACGTCCCCTAGAATTAGGGGCTGACCTAGTCATTCATTCAGGCACCAAATACCTGACTGGCCATAACGACATCTTGGCTGGTGTGGTGGTGGCCAAGGATGCTAGCTTGGGCGAGCAACTAGTCTGGTTGTCCAACACAACAGGCCCAACCTTGTCACCTTTTGACTGTTGGCTCTTTATCCGCTCACTTAAAACCCTGTCCCTGCGACTAGACCGGCAAGAAGCCAATGCCCAGGCCCTAGCCCAAGCCCTAAGCCAACACCCGCAAATCAAAGAAGTACTCTACCCTGGTCGCGGTGCCATGATGTCCATTAAGATTCAAGATGCCAGCAAGGTAGACAGCTTCTTACGCGCTCTCAAGGTCTTCACCTTTGCGGAGAGCTTAGGGGGTGTCGAAAGCTTCATCACCTATCCAACCACCCAAACCCATGCCGACATCCCGCAAGACATTCGCGAGTCTTATGGTTTAACAGCCGACTTACTACGAGTATCCGTAGGGATTGAAGACCCGCAAGATTTAATTGCGGACATTATTCAGGCCCTCAATGCCTAAGAAAAAGCGAAGTGCTTCTGCACTTCGCTTTTCTAATGCTATCAAAAACCACACAGCCTGCGCCATGTGGTTTTGTCTTTAACGACTTACTTGTTTATAAGCTTGCTTGTCTTCGAAGCTCTTAAGCGCTAACTGCAAGAGCTCTTCAATCAAGTCACGGGTATTAAGCCCGGTCGCTTCCCAAAGACAAGGATACATGCTGTAAGGGGTAAAGCCTGGCATGGTGTTAATTTCATTAATATAGATATCGTGGCTAGCCGTCACAAAGAAGTCAACCCTCGACAAGCCCTTGCCATCCAATGCGCGGTAGGCGCGTAGGGCATATTCTTGAATCTTGTCACTAATGGCGTCTGGCAATTGAGCCGGAATCTCCATTTCAACTGTGTTGTTGACATACTTTTCATCGTAGTCATAGAAATCAGCGGTCTTAACCAGACGGCCGACTACACTAGCGTGTGCGTCATCGTTGCCTAGAACTGCTACTTCGCATTCTTGAGCAGAAATCCCTTGTTCCACCACGATGCGACGGTCAAATTGCAGGGCTTTCTCTACGGCTGCACGCAGCTCTTCGGTTGTGGTGGCTTTAGAAATCCCCACGCTAGAGCCCATGTTAGCAGGCTTTACAAAGAGCGGATAGAGCAAGTTGCCCTCGCAGCGATTCATCCATTCCTCAGGGGACTGAGCCCATTCACGAGAATCAAAGGCCACGTATGGCACTTGTGGTAAGCCAGCTTGGTGGAAAAGTTGTTTGGAAATGACCTTGTCCATACCGCAGGCGCTAGCAGTCACGCCAGCCCCGACATAAGGCATACCCAAGACTTCCAAGAAACCTTGGATGGTCCCATCTTCGCCGTTAGGCCCATGTAAGATAGGAAAGACAATGGTATCTGCTTCCTTAATGTCGCCAGGTTGAATTAAGGTCCCGACTGATTGACCCTCTGGCCCCTCAGCCCAACATGCTTGCGGACCAGCGCTTAGGGCAAGTTGATTAGAGTGGCTAAGCGGACCTGATAAAGGCGCCCCCTTGAGCCAGTCTCCTTGCTTGGTAATATAAACTGGTTGTACTTCATAGTAATTGTACATGATGGACTGCATAATATTATGTGCTGAAATCAAGGAAATATCATGTTCAGCACTCTGCCCACCATAGAGTAAGACGATTTTCATGTAAAGTTCCTCCATCAATTTTAGATATTCAATACTAGGCGCCAATGGCTGGCACTAGTATCATAGACAATCTCCCCAATCTGCTCAGCCAAATTCTGATTCTGGGAGAGCAAGGTCAATTCATCTTCAATGACAAATAGGGGAACTAACCATTTTCCATTTAGGTAGTGAGCTTGCACAAAGTCTACTTTAATACCATTAGCAAATAAGGGAGCCAATTCCTCAGCTACGTGCGCAGGCAAAAGAGATACGGTCTGGCGCTTAGAGAAGAAAAGATTCTTATTCTCATTGACTAGCTCCGTCATGCGTTCGGTCATATTCCGAGCAAAGCGCGGGTAGAAGTCTTGAATATGCCGATAGAAGAGCTTGTTGAGCCCATTAGGTAAAGTGAGATAGACAAAGTTGTTCTGCAACTTATAGAAGAAAGCCGAGCGTAGGACATTGGAAGAGTGGAAGAGGTAAAGTAATTCCGCAATTTCCTGAGGAGTCAATTGATGCATGAGTTCAATGGATTCGAAGTCAATCCAGTTAGACATCCGCAGCTTCTGGGCTTGGACTGTCTCCATATACCGTAAGACTTCTGACCGTCCCCGCAAAATCTTGAAGTTGGTCTGCACATCAAAGCGACCAAAATTAGCCGGTGCTTCTGCCAAAATCAAGTTATTAGGTAAATTCTGTGCACTAAAGTCGTCACTAGTCAGACTTAGGGCCCGGGTCATCATATAGTTGGTAACCGAGTCATAATGCACATAGAGGTTAACCCGTTTCATCTCATGCCTCCTTTCCATGCTAGCTAGTAAGTCAATAATATAATGGGAGCAAGTTTAGACTTAGAAGCTTACTTTTGGTGCTTCTTTCGCTTCAGCTGGTGCTTGTAGGTAAGCTTTTGGTGCAAAACCACTTAAGCCAGCTACCAAGCTGTTAGGGAAGGTTTGGATCCCAGTGTTGTATTGGCCGATGCTTGAGTTGTAGATTTGACGTGCTTTGGCAATCAAGTCTTCAGTTTCTTCCAAGCTCCGTTGTAAGTCCAAGTAGTTTTGGTTAGCTTTGAGCTCAGGATAAGCTTCTGCTACAGCCAATAAACGAGATAAAGCGCCTGTCAATTGGTTTGATAATTCGTTCTTTTGCTCAGGTGTTGCATCCATTGGCAAGTTGACGATTTGTTGACGTGCCTTCACTACGGCATCTAAGGTTTCACTCTCGTGTTTAGAGTAACCTTTGACTGTTTCCACTAAGTTTGGAATTAAGTCGTTACGACGTTGGAGTTGCACGTCTACTTGGCTGAAGCTCTCTTCAGACCAGTTACGTAAACGAACTAAACGGTTGTAGACAGATGCCCAGAAGACTACTAATAGGACCACAATCCCAGCAATAATCCCTAAAACAGTCCATAATGTACTCATAAAAAAACATCCTTTCGAATTTTAGTCTCGTCCTCTATTATAAGCCAAAAACCTTGTCTTGTCACGCTTTGCGAAAGATTGTTAAGTAAAATCAAAAAAGAGCCCCGAGGGGCTCTTAGTCTTCTGTGGATAGAATAGTGGCTTATTTGTTGAAGCCGTACTTCTTGTTGAAGCGGTCCACACGACCATCTGCTTGGGTGAATTTTTGACGCCCAGTGTAGAATGGATGTGAATCAGACGAAATTTCCACGCGGATTAATGGGTAAGTGTTGCCATCTTCCCACTCAACCGTTTCGTTAGAAGTTTTCGTTGAACCTGACAAGAATTTGTAACCAGTAGTAGTGTCCATGAAGACAACTGGTTGGTAGTTTGGATGAATATCTGGTCTCATTTATGAACTTCCTTTCTGCCCTAGGCTATTTGCTAGTCTAGAGTTATTTGTCTGCACTCGGTGCAACACTAATATCATACCTAATTCTCTGCCAAATGTAAAGAATAAATTTGGCCCTTAACTAGAAAAGCTAGCACCTGGCGTCAGACAGGCCTTAGTGGATATCCCAGGGAAAATCCAAGTTGAGGCCTGACTGGAATTGAGCCGATGCTTTGCGTTCGGCCATGCGTTTGGCCTGGCGTTCTGGGTAGCCTGCGCAGACGAAGATTTCCTCTGGGCCCTCTGGCTGAATAGGGGCGACCTCAACCGAAGCCCCCGTCTCATCGATGGCCACAAAGGTCAAGAAGGCCGTCGCTGCTAAATAACGTTCCCCCGTCTCAAGGCGTTCCCCTACTACCTTGGCAAAGACTTCGACCGAGGTACGGCCGGTACCTGTGACAATGGTTTCCACACAGACGGAGTCAGACAAGTGCAGAGGCCGGATAAAGTTGAGCTGGTCCATCGAGGCCGTCACACAGAGACTGCGCGTATGGCGGGACACTGTAATACTGGCACAGTTATCAATGAATTCCATGAGCTGACCGCCATAGAGGGTTTGGTGCATATTACAATGGAAAGGTAGAATACGGTGGGTTTGCACCGCTCGTGATTCGCGGCAAAACTTAGCCTCCATCTTAGCTTCCTTCTTTCTTAGTAGGCCCGCGCCAACCATACGGTGTGTTTAGCCGGTTGGCCTGTCACGATACAGGTTGCTTTCTCTGGCACTTGACCTGCAAATGGAATGTTACGCGTGGTGAAGCCAGTTTCTTCCTTAATCTTGGCTTCGCTCTCTTCAGTGCCATCCCAACCTGCTAACACCCAACCAGGCACTTGGCCAGCTGCCCGCTTGCTTTCGATGTGGGCTTTGAGCTCATCTAAGCTATTGATGTCTGTATAGTAGTTGGCTTGGTTCATTTGGCGCGCCTTTTCTAAGAGTCGTCCTTGCATGCTAGCCAATTCCGCTTGAACGCTAGCCAAGAAGTTGTCAAATGGTACGGCTACTTTGTCATCTAAGTCGCGAGCCTTCATCATGACTTGCGCATTTTCTAAGTCGCGTGGACCACACTCAATCCGAACTGGCACCCCACGAAGTTCCCATTCATTGAATTTGAAACCTGGCGAGTTGTTGCTGTCGTCTACGCGGCAACGGATACCTGCAGCTTTAAGTTGTGCCTGTAATTCATGGATTTTGTCCAGAATGGCTGGGTTCTTTTGCCATGGACCTACTGGAACGAAGACTACTTGAGTTGGGGCCACTGCTGGTGGCAAGACCAAGCCCTTGTCATCGCCGTGAGTCATAATCATAGCCCCAATCAAGCGAGTGGATACCCCGAATGAGCTAGTGTGGGCATAAACGTGCTCGTTATCTGTATTGAGGTAACGGATGTCGAAAGCCTCCGCAAACTTGGTCCCCATGTAGTGTGAAGTCCCAGCTTGAACGGCTTTGCCGTCTTGCATCATGGCTTCAATGGAGAAGGTGCTAACAGCCCCGGCAAAGCGCTCAGAAGGTGTTTTCTCACCGTCTACGACTGGCACAGCCAAGACACCTTCCACGACTTCCTTATAGATTTGGAGCATACGCATGGTGCGCTCTAAGGCTTCTTGACCGTCGGCGTGGGCCGTATGGCCTTCTTGCCAGAGGAACTCAGAGGTCCGCAAGAATGGTAAGGTCTTCTTCTCCCAACGGAACACGTTAGCCCATTGGTTGATTTCGAGTGGTAGGTCACGGTAGGACTGGATCCAGTTGGAGAAGGCATCCCCAATAATGGTCTCAGAAGTTGGACGTAAGGCCAAACGTTCTTCTAATTTCTCACCGGCCGCTTCCGTTACCCATGGTAATTCTGGGCTAAAGCCTTCGATGTGATCCTTCTCCTTGTTGAAGAATGATTCAGGAATTAACATTGGGAAGTAGGCATTACGGATGCCCTCTTCCTTGAAACGAGCATCCATGGCTTTTTGGATATGTTCCCAGATTTCATAGCCATCTGGTTTAAAAATCATACAGCCTCGCACTGGCGAGTAGTCCATTAAATCTGCTTGTTGAATGGTTTGTAAATACCATTTTGAGAAATCTTCTTGTCTTGTTACCATCTGGTAAACCTCCTTACAAAAAATCGTGACTGTGCCCCATCCTTAATCAAGGACGAAGCACAGTCACTCCGCGGTACCACCTTGTTTGCCGACATAGACGCCGGCCAACTTATAGCCGATAAGGAGGCCAACCCACTTGTTCTCTTCAATAGTAGGTTCCAAGCCACCAGAGGGTATGCATCTTCCAGCCAAGGACGCACTCTCTAAAACCATAGGGACTGTACTAGTCTATTTACAGCTATAAATATACGCATTTTTAAGCCCTTTGTCAAGCTGTCCTCTGCTGGCTCCTAGCAAGAAAAAAGGTCCAGGACTGCGTCCCTGGACCTGACTCACTTAGCGGTTCACAATTTGCCCCGCATCATTTAATTTATACTTTTGCAAGAGGCCTAGGCGATTTAAAGGCCAATAGCTGACATCGGCTTCCCCTTCGACCGTGTTGGCATCAATAAAGCCAAAGGAACGGCCGTCTAGTGAGTTCTGACGGTTATCCCCCAAGACGAAGTACTTACCTTCTGGCACTGTGCTAGCTCCTGCAACTTGAGCTAGGGTGAAGTTTTGCGTGAAGTTGCCATTTGGATTGGCTGCCTGGTACTCCTTCACCTTCTCAGCTAAGTATGGCTCGTCAGTAGCCACGCCATTGAGGTAAAGTTTGTCGTCGCGCACTTCAATGGTGTCACCTGGCACGCCAATGACCCTTTTGATGTAACGTTTGCTAGGGTCGCTCGGCGCCTTAATAACTACCACGTCGAAACGTTCGATTTTAGCCAGTTTCCACATAAAGAGACGTTCATCATGTTGTAAAGTATAGTCCATCGAGTGTCCATCCACACGGAAGGACTCCACCACAAAATGACGCAAGGCGAAAACCGCCGCTACCATAATAATTAAGTAAACCAGGAATTCTAAGACTTCCTTGGCAATTGCTTTGATATTCATATTATCCCTCCAGGATTCATCTACCTCTTCATTATACCTTAAGGCTTAGAGGACAAGCAATCCTGAGCACTTTTGATGCTAAAATAAATCCTAGACAAGAAAAAGCTAGGACCAAGTCCTAGCCTTATTGCTTGCTTATTCTTCAGAAGATGAAGCGGAATTAGCATTGCCAGCCCCTGCTTCAGGTTCCTTGATATCAACTGGTTGGTTGTGGTTGCTTACAGTCACAGAGAAAGTCACATCCACTGTTTGTGGTGCGTCGTCGCCCTCAGCCAATTTAGGATTTACTTGAGCCACGTCTACATGAAGGACAAGGTTGAAAGCTTTGATGAAGTGAGTTTCTTTATCATAGCTCACTACCAAGCTAGGGTTCAATTCGAAGAACTTCTTGAAGTTCTCAGCAGTGAAGACCTTGCTGAAGCTTTCTTCGCTAACGTTTTGACCTGCTTGTTTAGCTTGGTCTAGAGCCGCTTGTTGCAATTTCTTGAAGAGGGCTTCGTGATCTTGATAGAACTTAGCACCATCAATGTTTTGTTTGAGGGAAACTTGATACTCGTCATCTTTTGCTTCCACATTGAATAATTCAGAAAGAGCTGTATTAAATTCTTTGTCTAACTCAGAATTTGTCTTAGCTACTTCTAAAAACTTGGCATAAGCTTTTTGGAATTCTTGTTTGTTGACGGAAACATCTGATACATGCCAGTCTTTGTCTCCTTCACGGAAGAAGGCTTTGGCACCTTTTACCACTGCCTCAAATTGGCCATTGGTGGTTGGTGGCAATTGTAAATCAAGTGAACCTTGGAGTTCAGCATTCTTAACATCCACGTCACCTGTTAGGTTAGCCGTTAAACTACGTGGTGTAGTCTTAGTAGTACCAATAACGGACAGGCTAGATTCCAAGTGGAAAGTCTCCAACTTGAGTGCTGCTTCGTTGGCTTGGGCCATCAAATCAGCGAAAGATGGGGCAGCATCTTGAGCTGCAGCGAAAGGTAATTGGCTAAAGAAAGCCAAGAAGACTACTAACACTTTGACTAATTTTTTCATTTTCATTCCTCCTCTTAGTCTCAGTTACATTGCAGGAGTTGACTAGTCAAACTCCTGTTAATTTTATGCTAACACTTTAGAGCTTAGACTTCAAGTCTTTCCTCCTATAAATCAGACATCAGTAGAATAACCATCGTTTTTTGCTAGCGACCAGTTAGCAAGCTACAAAAAAGCACCCCTAGGGGTGCTTTCATTACGGATTAGTGGTTTTCTAATTCGATTGGTTGGTTGTAGTCTTTAGCTTCTAAGTTAGCTTGCACAGCGATATTGCCTGGTGCACCTTGAGCTGATTGAGCTGGTAAGAAGTCAGCAGGTTTCAAGTTAACATCAAGGGTAACCTTAGAAACTAAGAAAGTAGATTTGTTGTAACGAATTTCTACTTTAGGGTTTGATGCAAAGAATTTTTCCATGGTATCAGCGCTGAAAAGCTTGTCGAAGGTTGCTTTTTGTTGATCAGATACAGATTGACCGTTAGCTTCTGATTGTTTTAAAGCTTGCTCCTTAACGCGTTCGAAGGTTGCTTTGTTATCTTCGTAGAATTTCTTCCCGTCGATGCCTTGTTTGAGGGCGTAAACATAGTCTTCGCCGTCTTCTTTGATTTCAAAGTATTGACCTAAAGTAGCTTCTTGTTCAGGAGTTAAATCCTTGTATGCTTCTTTCATTGCGTTTTGGAGAGCTGTCTTGAATTGGTTACGTTGCGCAGAGTAGTCTGCCTTTGTCCAATCTTTATCGCCAGTTTGAGTTGATAAGGTGTCATCTTTCAATTGGAAAGCTTGTTTCTGAGCAGATGGAGACAATTGGCTTGCAATCTCAACTTTACCTTCACCTTGAACGTTCTCTAAGTCTAACTCTGTTTCAAAGTTAACGTTAGCGAAGTTAACTTTAGTCCCGTTTTGGTCGAAAGCAACAGTTAAGTTACCTTTTAAGTCTACAGACTTCACAGTTTTCAAAGCTGCATCAGCTTTGCTGAAGAGTTCATTCAAACCTACAGCATGTGCAGTTGTAGCAGGTGTAGTAGCGAATACAGTAGCAGCCACAGCTGTTACAGCAAAAAATTTCTTGATGGATTTCATCATCATTCTCCTTTACGTAAAAGATTTTACATGTTCCTATTATAACGCGCTCAGCTTAAATTACAACCAAAAGCCCTCGATTTCATATAAATTTCATACTTTAGACCGAGAAAAAGCCCTTTATTCCGAACAAAACACAGGGTCTAAAGCAAGGAAAGTTCGTCCCTGGCCTTGGGTCTACAAAAAAGCAGCCCCTAGGGGCTGCTAGAAAATTGTCCTTATTCTGAAGCAGAACTTGAAGAGCTGTCTTCACTTGATTCTGTCAAGCGACTTGACTCAGACTCTGAACCAGGTAATTTTTCTTCTGGCACTCTAATCTCGCGGCTCTCGTTGAAGCCGTCGAAGGTCATTTCTGCATTGTAGTAGAAGCTATAGAGACCAAATTGTTCAACTTCTTTGCTATCTAGGAAGTCTGTGAAGCGCAAGGTCACTTCCACCTTATAAGATGTCACCAGGTAGCTATCCTTAGCAAAATGAACTTCATAAACCGGCTTGCTTTCCAAGAACTTGCTTAAGGTCTCAGCACTGTAGAAACGGTCAACTTGTGCCTTGTAGCTTGGCGACACTTTTTCGCCACGCTCTTCCATCTCATCATAGATTCG
This genomic window contains:
- a CDS encoding aminotransferase class I/II-fold pyridoxal phosphate-dependent enzyme; protein product: MTHRDTQLAQLGNRQDQQTGAVSLPIHLSTAYAHPGLGQSTGFDYTRTKNPTRTVLEEGLAALEGGAQAVVTSSGMSAIQLVLGLFPAGSQFLVTRDVYGGSFRYFDKLQAQGFYQFTYFQDFEDLTSLISDQVAAVFVETPTNPLMQEIDLAAVAQLCQHHQTRLIVDNTFLTPLRQRPLELGADLVIHSGTKYLTGHNDILAGVVVAKDASLGEQLVWLSNTTGPTLSPFDCWLFIRSLKTLSLRLDRQEANAQALAQALSQHPQIKEVLYPGRGAMMSIKIQDASKVDSFLRALKVFTFAESLGGVESFITYPTTQTHADIPQDIRESYGLTADLLRVSVGIEDPQDLIADIIQALNA
- a CDS encoding D-alanine--D-alanine ligase; protein product: MKIVLLYGGQSAEHDISLISAHNIMQSIMYNYYEVQPVYITKQGDWLKGAPLSGPLSHSNQLALSAGPQACWAEGPEGQSVGTLIQPGDIKEADTIVFPILHGPNGEDGTIQGFLEVLGMPYVGAGVTASACGMDKVISKQLFHQAGLPQVPYVAFDSREWAQSPEEWMNRCEGNLLYPLFVKPANMGSSVGISKATTTEELRAAVEKALQFDRRIVVEQGISAQECEVAVLGNDDAHASVVGRLVKTADFYDYDEKYVNNTVEMEIPAQLPDAISDKIQEYALRAYRALDGKGLSRVDFFVTASHDIYINEINTMPGFTPYSMYPCLWEATGLNTRDLIEELLQLALKSFEDKQAYKQVSR
- a CDS encoding LemA family protein encodes the protein MSTLWTVLGIIAGIVVLLVVFWASVYNRLVRLRNWSEESFSQVDVQLQRRNDLIPNLVETVKGYSKHESETLDAVVKARQQIVNLPMDATPEQKNELSNQLTGALSRLLAVAEAYPELKANQNYLDLQRSLEETEDLIAKARQIYNSSIGQYNTGIQTFPNSLVAGLSGFAPKAYLQAPAEAKEAPKVSF
- a CDS encoding type B 50S ribosomal protein L31 produces the protein MRPDIHPNYQPVVFMDTTTGYKFLSGSTKTSNETVEWEDGNTYPLIRVEISSDSHPFYTGRQKFTQADGRVDRFNKKYGFNK
- a CDS encoding acyl-CoA thioesterase, whose amino-acid sequence is MEAKFCRESRAVQTHRILPFHCNMHQTLYGGQLMEFIDNCASITVSRHTRSLCVTASMDQLNFIRPLHLSDSVCVETIVTGTGRTSVEVFAKVVGERLETGERYLAATAFLTFVAIDETGASVEVAPIQPEGPEEIFVCAGYPERQAKRMAERKASAQFQSGLNLDFPWDIH
- the proS gene encoding proline--tRNA ligase; its protein translation is MVTRQEDFSKWYLQTIQQADLMDYSPVRGCMIFKPDGYEIWEHIQKAMDARFKEEGIRNAYFPMLIPESFFNKEKDHIEGFSPELPWVTEAAGEKLEERLALRPTSETIIGDAFSNWIQSYRDLPLEINQWANVFRWEKKTLPFLRTSEFLWQEGHTAHADGQEALERTMRMLQIYKEVVEGVLAVPVVDGEKTPSERFAGAVSTFSIEAMMQDGKAVQAGTSHYMGTKFAEAFDIRYLNTDNEHVYAHTSSFGVSTRLIGAMIMTHGDDKGLVLPPAVAPTQVVFVPVGPWQKNPAILDKIHELQAQLKAAGIRCRVDDSNNSPGFKFNEWELRGVPVRIECGPRDLENAQVMMKARDLDDKVAVPFDNFLASVQAELASMQGRLLEKARQMNQANYYTDINSLDELKAHIESKRAAGQVPGWVLAGWDGTEESEAKIKEETGFTTRNIPFAGQVPEKATCIVTGQPAKHTVWLARAY
- the lepB gene encoding signal peptidase I produces the protein MNIKAIAKEVLEFLVYLIIMVAAVFALRHFVVESFRVDGHSMDYTLQHDERLFMWKLAKIERFDVVVIKAPSDPSKRYIKRVIGVPGDTIEVRDDKLYLNGVATDEPYLAEKVKEYQAANPNGNFTQNFTLAQVAGASTVPEGKYFVLGDNRQNSLDGRSFGFIDANTVEGEADVSYWPLNRLGLLQKYKLNDAGQIVNR